In the Silene latifolia isolate original U9 population chromosome 1, ASM4854445v1, whole genome shotgun sequence genome, GCAAGTCTTTTGTTTCGTCCAGATGCAAGTAACAGTCAGAAAGTAGAGTGAAAATATAAGCCTAGTTTGCTTAAATTagtttttatttttaatgaatTTGCTTAAATGCCTTTTATATATAATTTTCGTATCGATAATATTTTAATGAATTTGTGTCGATTTATTTGAAAGTAACGTAATGGGAAGAACTTCTTGGCCCGATGAAAATTCAAGAATTTTGCTCAACATTCTAAATGAGGAGAAAAACAGAGGAGTTAGCAAATTTAATTGGGGAAACATTGCCAAGAAATTTAATGCACAAAAAGAATGTAATGTGACTGGAAAACAAGTGCAAAATCATTAttcagatttgaaagaaagatACAAGGGTTGGGAGGAATTGCAAGGTTTATCTGGCATATCATTCAATCCTATTATAAAAAAAGTTGCTGTAGATGAGAAGTCTTTGGAGAGATATAACGCATTCATAGAGGTAAAattattattaactcatcttaAAATTACCTCCAATTTGCTATATTATTAGTTAAATCTAAATTTAAGTTATAATTTGTTTTATACAAATGGAATGGAAAGTATGGGCTAAAAATAATCAGAGGAGAATTGGCTAACATTGATGAAATGAGCAAACTATTTGATGGAAAATTTGCGCATGGGGTGGGTGGTTGTTTTTCTCCGGCAATGGCAACAGGGCCATCTTACTTGAGTAGGCAAATTGAGGATCTTACTAATGATGAAACATCTCAAGACAATGAAGTTTCAGGTGATGATGAATTTAAAAAAACCATGTTTGATGATGAGCATAAAGCTCCACCAACTTTAGTTGACCAAAAAGTTTTTGTGGGAACCTCGCGTAAACGAAAGGTTGAAGAACCCATTAGTCCAGAAGAACGTAAGAGAAGGGAAACTAGTTTTGATAGAGTTATCGCACTATTATCCGGAACTGGTGTTTGTTCTTCAAGTAAGCAGCCTTTTACAGCTGAGATGGTTAGTGATGAATTGACTAGAATGAAAGTTGCAGAAGAATCGGGTGACGCGTACTTTGTCTCCGCTGTCAGATATTTAAGTGATGAAACACGTGCCAAGATATTCCTATCCCTTAAAAATGATAATCAAAAGTGGATCTATCTAAGAGTGATGGACGTAGATCCCTTGTTCACTCGCCTTTACTAGCTTGTTTTAGAAGCACTATGTAGTTTCAAGTTTGTGTGTTTGAACCTTTCATTTTCAGGTGTTTGAACTTTTCATTTTCATATGTTTGAACTTTGTGGTTAAGATATTTGAActttaatatcaaaataattgaaCTTGatataattgtgttttaattatTCTAGTGTAGAATGGACAATGTTAGACGTGCATCTATAATTATTGCATTAGAAGAATTGCGAAGATCACTTGTACCAAGTGATGCTAGTATACAACGAGCATCATCAAGTAGGCGGCCTAGAAGAGAAAGAGGGGAAAGTGGAGCTGAATACATTCACAGGTTGTTGAATGAAAACGCTACATCATGTTTTGAACAACTACGACTTGATAGGGTAATGTTTCTACAACTTGTAGATTTGATGATTGAAAGGAATTTGTTAGTTGATGGTAAGTATATAAAAGTGGACGAACAAATAGGAATTTGTTTATACATATTGGCCAAAGGCTCTTCCTATCGTGATGTTGCTGATAGATTCAAGCATTCCATATCTACAATATGTGTGTATTTTAAAAAAGTGTTGGATGCCTTGGTTATATTGTCACATGATATCATTCGACCACACCGCGATCTACTTGAGGTGCCTCCGGAGGTAGAAAATAACTCACTTTATTGGCCTTATTTCAAGGTAATATTGTACCTCGTGCATTTAgctatttttttatattttttttactaCCTTATGTCTTTGAGTTTTAACATctctattactactattatttagGATGCTATTGGTGCCATAGATGGAACGCATATAGAAGCAGTTATTAGTGATCGTACTAGTACACCATTTCGAAATCGCAATGGTCGTAAGACCTGGAATGTGTTGGGTTGTTGTTCATTTGATAGGATTTTTACATTTATCAACGTGGGTTGGGAAGGGAGTGCCCATGATCTTACAGTATGGCGAGATTCTCTAACTGCCTCAAAATATGTTTTTCCTCATCCACCTGAAGGTAAGTATTAACTAATTTTCTTTATTTGTTTATAGCTCATTATTTTGCGATTCTCACGCAATTTTTATTTTACTTTGTAGGTAAGTACTATTTGGTGGACTCCGGATATCTTAATACTATTGGATATCTGTCTCCTATTTGTGATCCCAACGTCAGATCCCATTTGCCGGAATTTAAGCACGGACCACCTATAGGAATGTTAGAACATTTCAATTACCGACATTCTTCATTAAGAATGAAAGTTGAATGTGCGTTTGGTCAATTGAAGAAAAGGTGGAAGGTGCTGAAAACTATGCCCCAGATGTTACCAAAGTATCAGATgtcaattatcgtttcatgtttcACACTTCATAATTTCATACGAATGCATAAGCTTGGTATCCCAATTGTACAACATGATGCAGTTATTGGGAGAACAGATACAAATTTGGATGATAAAGATCGAATGAGCCTTATGTCTAAAGTGAGAATGGATATAGCTAAAGCTATTTGGAAAGATAACAATCCCGAAGAGCATGAAGATGGAGTGTCACAAAATGACAACGAAGAAGAACATATGGAAGTAGATGATCCGAATAACTAAATTTTGTAATTTGCGTTGAATCTAAACATTTTTCACAATTGCAAGCATTTGATGTATTGacattaataatttttatttttattttatcatGACTCCTATTTCTGAACTTAAAATTTCGTTATTACACACTACTGTCTATTTATATATATTTCAAAGAACCAgatgacgacgacgacgacgataataataataataataacaacaacaacaacaacaacaacaacaacaacaacaacaacaacaacaacaacaacaacaacaacaacaataataataataataacgatagtaataataattacaatactaataataattacaataatatagttgaatcaaatcaatcaatcaatcaatcaatcaatcaatcaatcaatcgaatcaatcaatcaatcaatgaatctgaatcaatcaatcgaatcaatcaatcgaatctgAATCAATCGAATTGAATCGAACTAAatcgaaattaagtccaaaagaacagggcctaaggccctgttcttttggacttaatttcagttctaatcagtttcttttggacttaatttcagttctaatcgctttagttcgattcgattcaattCATTCGGGGCTTCATTGATTCGATTCAAttcaattgattgattgattgattgattgatcgattgattgattgattgattgattgattgattgattcgattcattttatttcaacattactattattattcttattgatattcttattcttatttttatattaatgtatttactattattattattattatattattatttttatatttattatattactattatatttattaataattatttcgtattgtttatattattatatttatatttaatacatttattattattattattatcattattattattatgttatatttattattttattaatatatttattattattaatattattcataatatatttattattattattattattattattattattattattatatttaatattattatactaataagttattatttaatatttaatattttattaatatactcattattaatattattaatcacatatttattattattattattatatttaatattattatgttaataagttattatattagacctattattattattatattatttattttttagttattattattaatatattatattattattaataatgttatcatttatattactaatatattattattattactttttttattattatattaatattttattttttatatatcttattagattattattattagattatattaatatattattattattattattattaatgattaatattataataatatttattattattattgggtattatttttattataatatttattaataataataataataataataataataataataatctttttattattattttagttcgattcgattcgattcgaatcgattcgattcgattcgattcgattcaaactccattaagttgattcgattcgattcactccattaagttgattcgattcgattcgagacaatttcaaatcaaaagaacagggcctaagtcacCTGAGAGCAACAGACTCGAAGTCTACAACACATAGACTCGGGTTATAAATATTCCACAAGATTGCTCTTAAAAAGGCTTGAATCTGGGCCCTTAACCGCATTGTTTGTTTTCGTGTATGTCTTACATTTTTCTTCTGCtgaataatacaataatttaTTTCTTATAAAGCGTTTTTACTTTAAAATTGTCTACTAGAATCTCACAGACATTGAAGCGAGTAATGACCCACAAAAGTTGAAAAGATGGTTATCAAAATTCAAAAGTATCCATTATACGATATTTTTTGTGTAAAACACCATGACCGTCTTAGTGTCTTACCCAAGATTTGTGATTAAACACAACAATTACATGGGGAAAAAGACACGATAAAAGGTGTACACAACAATTCAAAATTCAACATCTTAGGTTGTGACTTTGTGAGCTTGTGATTTTGCAAAAACAAATATTTGCAAGTCGTTTTACATTTATCAAAGTGGTTATGAATAGAATATAAAGGCAATCATTTGATCGTTCTAACATTGAAATTTATAAATAAGAAAACAATTGTCTTTACAATAATTAGGTTATACGTATAGTGTTCGTATCGGAAACGCTAAACTTAAACTTAGCCGCCTAAATTAGTTTTATGTCGAATTAGTGTCTGCCCAATCACTTTAATGGAATGTAGTGTTACACCATTTTAACTCTACCCGATAGGCGATAACATCATGTTTGATTCACTACCGGTTTACCTATCGGTATAAACCTATAATATAATATATGGGAGTGCGTTGTTTTGTGGGTTGAGGTTCATTTTTTGTTAGACGTTTCCGAAGAATGGTGGATTTTTTCTATTTACAGAGGTGGTCGTAATCTGTGAGGTTGGTGTGAGTGATTGGTCTGAAAGGTTGATTGTCACTGGAGGTAGAGGGTGGGAGGTTTGTTGGTTTTGTCAAGGGGTGTCCAAAAGTACTATGATAAAATTAAGGTATGAACCTTTTAGAAGTGTATGGGTCAACAAATCAAAATTGTTCTAAAAGTTTGTTATACAGTAAAATATACTACTATAATTAACTAATCCTTGCATTTCCACTACAAAGAAATGGGTAAGAATTAATTTCATCAACCCTTTCAGTTatcacccgtgcagtgcacgggttccaAGACTAGTCAATAGTTCATCTTCCTTACTTTTGGTAAATTAGTTGACATAACTATTCTTTTCTATTTCCTCACCTTTTATAGAAGTAATCTTACACGACCTTTCAATTGTTGTTCATATTTCCAACACCCATGAATGGTGCTAAGTTTTCTAACCGAGGTGAAATTCAAATATCAACGGGTGATGGTCATTTCTTGGGGTTCATGCTTCTAAGGGCCTAATAATCGTTAATTAGTATCTTCCAGTGACATGATTTAAGAGAAATCATCAAGAAAAACATGGACTAATTTCAGGGAGGATACAGTTGTTGGTAAATTTGCTGGTTTGGCCATTCTGGATGAACCAGAGGTCGAAGATATCCGCCACCGCTGGTGGACCCTACAATTAAATTTGAAAGAAGCCATGGAAGACAGCAATGGCATGCTCTTGAAGTCAATTGATTTTGCGAGGACAATTAGAAGATGAAAGCATAGAAAAAAGTAGCTGTCTTGGAGAAAAATGATTTATGGTGGCTTTTCGATACTTGGATGATGAATTCAATGAGATGACTTCTATGAACCAACTGCTTTCATTTTGGTTATGGATTATATCAACAACTTGTACCCTATCCCTTTCGACTTTTAAACATTGTGATCTGTAATTTTGTATTATTGCTTCTTTGAATTATGTTACTGCCTTCTCATATTTGCAAATCAGTTGTCCTATGATTTCTTTTTCTTAGGGAGCTCTGATAAACCCGTCTTTGCCAAATGCTCAGTAAAAAATATGATAGAAATTGACATCTGTTAATGAAAGGAACAATGGTTCCTGTATTTCatctgaataataataataataataaatcataTTACAAACATTACACACACTTGGACTATTACAAGTCTCAAGTATAAACCGGAGGTAGACTGTTACTAGCCTTGTGAGTCCTACGCGGCTTGAAATACGTGATAAATTGAATGttgcaaaccaaaacaaaacaaaaacgacATTACTCATAAAGGAAAGTTGAACCAAGCAGCAAGATGACTATGGCTTAGGAGGACAGTTCTCAGGGCGGAAGGCCAAAGGCCCTGCAGAATAAATAACAGTCTGGTAATTCTCAGTCACAAAACTCTTTTTCTCATACCGGAGTGAGGCCCCTTTGATACCGTAGTTGATGTTGGTAAAAACATCACAGGTCTCAAGGGGAGAGTCAACGAGCTTGACGGCGCAAGCCTGAAGAGGATGATCAAGGAGAGGGTCCCTCATGGCAAACCCATCAAGTTTAGCATAGAAGTAACCTTCTTCAGAAGTAGTAAATGCCTTGTAATAGTTAATCCTTCCCGAGTTTTTCCTGCAAATTACGCTGATTGTGGCCCCGGAAATGGGCTCAGCATCCTCAAGACTCCAGGTGCCGGAGTAGTCACAGCTCTGACAGTAGACTATTCCTTCCACGATCACGTCGTTTTTTTTGTCGTATGGCTTGGCTGGTGGGGACGATACTGAGTAATCAGAAGCAGCTACATAAGGGAAGACTAGGGCTACAAGTAGAACAGAAGAAATGAGAAGGAAATTCTTGGTTTTCGCCATTTTctgatgttttttttattttttttgttttcttgagATTGGTAGGTGGATTATTATTGGATTGAGAAGATTGTTGAGCAAAAGGGCTTTATTTATAATTGAATTCAGAAGTAATTGGAGAAGTTGATGAATGAAGGTCAGATAGACGTGGGTGCTAGTAATGTTGAATGTTTAAGCTTGTTTTAGATTCTCTTATGTATGGAGATAGACATGCAGGCTACTATTGGTAATGTATTTTTTAGCCTGCACAATTGAGAAGATTTCAACAATCAACGTAAATTAGAGTGTTTACGTGAACTCCACAACTTTAAATATGACCactttactgtttttttttctccttttatgACTTTTGTTCTGTACTCCGTAATATGTTACTCATAATCGGTTTTATGTAGGTCTTAAGGGTCGGATTTGCGTATTTTACTGAAAAATATCCTATTTTTGGCTTAAAATGAAATGTCTAAGGTGTCGTACCGTATCTACACGGGGATCTGATCTAATATGAAGAATTTGAGCAAGATAGGTGTCAAATATGCTAAGAACACAAGTTTGTTCTTAAGAATCTTAACTTTAGCTCAGATGTACTCCGTATCTTTTACTAGACAGATTCGAAGTTGAATTTGTGCTTTGAGATAGATGCTTCAGCTCAAGGCCGCAACATATAGGTGTGATATTATATGTGGCTCATGGCCGCAACATCACAATATCACATCCAGGTTTTTATTGGTTCCCAGGTATAATTTGACATAGTATTCGCTATATTATGGTGCATTGACTGATTTCGAGATCAAGAAACCGCTAGTGAAAACCATGCACACACAAATGCACGATATATTGGGACACCTTGATAGTGTTTGGACAACCTTGGCTTAATTTAAAATCCTACCATTCATGTCAAGAATGTTAACCCACTCCGCTACAGTTCTATTCTTGGCAAGTTCGGCAATGCAAAATAACAATGCTTCCCCTAAATTGAGGTTGCTTGCAAGTCTTTGCTACCCAATAGCagtttcactttttttttttttttttaatggatGAAAGGGAACCCACAGCCGTTACATTTCGTGATAGTCGTCTCACTTTTCCCATTGTATATTGTGCCGTATGCGAATGTCATGCACTGAAATGAATATAGGCAAATAGGCAATATGGTATAATTGTCCTCTGTTTGCCGTACAATACTCTAGAGAATCACCAATAAAGGGAAAGTATAAACTGTATTCCATACACAATTACAATCTTCTCAAAAACCAAACTTTGTGCTAGACAAGAAATTAAAATAACTTCATTCATTTactcaactcttttttttttgagaCATATGTACAATCAGCAGTGTACATGAAAAATATACTGGGTTGGTTACCTTGTAGCTTACTCAACTACGCTGGCTGCTCTCCGTTGACTGATCCCCTGGATTCAAGTTCAGACCACCAAAGGGGCGATAGCCTTGGGCCCGCCTTCTCCCGATCAATGCCTGTTATCTCCTTGATTGCGGTACAAACATCTTTCATTGTAGGTCTCAGTTGTGGCTCAGAATGAAGGCAGTTTTTTATCACTTCACTCACCTTCTCTAGTTGATCCTGTTTGAACCGTCTAAGCATCGGGTCAACCAGTTCTTGAACTGGTTTCTCGCCGCTCAAATACTCTGAGACCCAATCATCAACCGCCTCGTTGCTCACGACAGTGTGAGGAATACGGCCTGTGATCATCTCTAACATCACCAACCCGTAGCTATAGACATTACTCTGAGGGCTAGTTGTCGATGTCCTTAAATTGGCCAAATCAATGGGTTGGACTTGCAAGGCGGCCACCTCATTCCAGAAGCAAAAATCAGATATTTTAGCTGCGTAATCTTCAGAGAGGTGGATGGAGGCCGAGTTGAGGTTAGGATGAGTAACAGGCGGCGATAGTTGATGCATATGCTCAAGGCAGTTGGCCATTCCTGTGCCTACTCTTAGTCTCATTCCCCAATCCAAGTGCTCGGCTTCTCTCACTGTTAGGATAATCAATATGATAACCAGCCATATAGTTGAAAACTGGAATACAGCAGCGTTTTATGAAGAGAGGAATAATGCATATGGGAAGATCAAGCTTTTCTGAGTTTAAAAATCTTGTGCCAAGATTTGCGTAAATTTTTTAGCGACAATCTTTCAGTTAAGGTTTTCTCTTTTGAATAACGATGCATTATAGAAATATTGGCGGATGCAAATGGTGCCATATTTGTCAGTGTTCGGTAACCACCCGTTAGTGTTATTAAGAGAGGTAGGAGTGTAAGACCAAGTGCTTCTGATTCTGACCCCCTAAGATCACATATATCCAACCTTGTACCTTGCTATAGGTGAAATCCTACAGGGCACTGGGTAATGTTATTTGTCGTTGAACATAAGGATGAAAATTAAAATACTTACCGTGCAAATGCTCAAAGAGTGAGCCGTTGGGAGCATATTCGAATACCATCATTCTTGTAAAAGGCTCTTCTTCCTCACAGTAGCCTATGAGATTGATGAAATTTTTGTGGTGCACCTTTGATAGAGTCTCAATCTAGAAAGACACCCGCATATTGGCAAAACAAAATAGATAATAAAGGGAAGAAACAATACGAAGAGAAGTTTCCATGATAATCGGATCATTAATCTAAAATTATTAAATCTGATCTCACCTTTTTCCTGAACTGTGACTCCAGATTCTTTGACCAGTCCTTCGCGGATGATACAGCAAGAGAAATGACGGCAATTTCAACTCCATTTGAAAGTGTTCCTTTATTAATTTTGCCAATAGAACAAGTCCCAATAACATTGCTAAAATCTTCACAGGCAGTATCTAGCTCAAACCTTCTCAAATTCTGTACTCCTGCAGTTTCAGATTCCAGTGCATCACGCTTTTGTGAATGGAACACAAGTcttgtataagacggtcttacatgTAAGACCAATCTAATTACTTGTACATTCTTCATGTAATTATAGGGTCAATGGTCCCAAAAGTGCTTACTCGCTTATACAAGTTTTTGTGAAAGGTTATAGACTTATAGCCAGCCATAAAGGAAAACTATGCATATATTGCCAGCTTGCTGCTTAACTGAATATACGAGCACGAAAGATATACTAGCTCCATCCCTAATACATTGTTCTCATGTGACTTAGGTGATCAACTAACATCAGCTGTCTCTATGGATTTCTCCAGATTCAATTTGACAGTTGTAATAGTCGTATACTGTGAGAATATATCAGTCAAAGTCAACATCGCTTATAAAACAAAGTCAAACGGGGACAATATAAACCGATGGAGAGAGTACTATTTTCACTTAAATATGGTTTAACTTAGCATTGACGCGTAAGATTTCCTTCCTCTTAAAAGATTTCAAGGCCAATTTAGACTTTGTATAAGCACCTAGCTTGTGAAGAATATATGATCTATTCTAGAGAAAGGATTGAATGTAACACTTCTGACCTTCGACAAAACTCGGTTTGTCACCATCCACTCCATCTGATCTATCATAACCTAACATTTGTTTGTCATGTACACAATTGTGAACATTCTGAACACCATCATGCTTATATAAAGAGATACCCTTTTGGACAAGAAGCATTACATACCTGACACAAATGCCTTTTGAAGTTGTCCAGTCAATCCTTTGGGCGAATCTGCCTTATTCCTGACCTTATTGCCTCTCCAGAAGCATACACCTATGGCTAAAGACAAAACAATGAACCCTAACCCTGCTCCAACCCCTACAAAAATTGGTGCTTGGCTCTTTTTAGTAGAAGAAGATGGTGGAGGAGAGGGGACATTATCAAGCGAAGGTGGAGCGAAATTGGGTCTCTCTGGCGTAGGTGGTGGCTTGGATGGATCAGGGGAACTTGGTGATTGCGGTGGTGGTGGTAATCCCTCCTCACCAGAATTGCTTGCTACTAGTGGTGGTGAATTAGTTGAAGACCGGCCATTTAATTCTTTCAGCCTCCTGGAATGTACTGCTGCTCTCTTTTCACCATATTGCCTAACAAATGTTGACAGTGATTTGTAAGACCAATAGTTTCGAATATATTCTCATAATAACATACGTAGCAGtt is a window encoding:
- the LOC141605612 gene encoding inactive receptor-like serine/threonine-protein kinase At2g40270 isoform X1, with translation MLDFWSINGFIILVFIGVFQLNASFIWSLNDEGIALLKFKERVVNDPFEALTSWNGNIGETCPCSWFGIQCDDGHVISLNLENLCLEGTLAPELQHLLYIKSIILRNNSFSGMIPKEIVVLKELKLLNLAYNNLRRPFPHEFEYDIPILLLDNNGQSCHISSQLENLALFSDTQGDEKKLTSPMEISSATRQYGEKRAAVHSRRLKELNGRSSTNSPPLVASNSGEEGLPPPPQSPSSPDPSKPPPTPERPNFAPPSLDNVPSPPPSSSTKKSQAPIFVGVGAGLGFIVLSLAIGVCFWRGNKVRNKADSPKGLTGQLQKAFVSGYDRSDGVDGDKPSFVEGVQNLRRFELDTACEDFSNVIGTCSIGKINKGTLSNGVEIAVISLAVSSAKDWSKNLESQFRKKIETLSKVHHKNFINLIGYCEEEEPFTRMMVFEYAPNGSLFEHLHVREAEHLDWGMRLRVGTGMANCLEHMHQLSPPVTHPNLNSASIHLSEDYAAKISDFCFWNEVAALQVQPIDLANLRTSTTSPQSNVYSYGLVMLEMITGRIPHTVVSNEAVDDWVSEYLSGEKPVQELVDPMLRRFKQDQLEKVSEVIKNCLHSEPQLRPTMKDVCTAIKEITGIDREKAGPRLSPLWWSELESRGSVNGEQPA
- the LOC141589712 gene encoding non-classical arabinogalactan protein 30; the encoded protein is MAKTKNFLLISSVLLVALVFPYVAASDYSVSSPPAKPYDKKNDVIVEGIVYCQSCDYSGTWSLEDAEPISGATISVICRKNSGRINYYKAFTTSEEGYFYAKLDGFAMRDPLLDHPLQACAVKLVDSPLETCDVFTNINYGIKGASLRYEKKSFVTENYQTVIYSAGPLAFRPENCPPKP
- the LOC141605612 gene encoding inactive receptor-like serine/threonine-protein kinase At2g40270 isoform X2; translated protein: MLDFWSINGFIILVFIGVFQLNASFIWSLNDEGIALLKFKERVVNDPFEALTSWNGNIGETCPCSWFGIQCDDGHVISLNLENLCLEGTLAPELQHLLYIKSIILRNNSFSGMIPKEIVVLKELKLLNLAYNNLRRPFPHEFEYDIPILLLDNNGQSCHISSQLENLALFSDTQGDEKKLTSPMEISSATRQYGEKRAAVHSRRLKELNGRSSTNSPPLVASNSGEEGLPPPPQSPSSPDPSKPPPTPERPNFAPPSLDNVPSPPPSSSTKKSQAPIFVGVGAGLGFIVLSLAIGVCFWRGNKVRNKADSPKGLTGQLQKAFVSGVQNLRRFELDTACEDFSNVIGTCSIGKINKGTLSNGVEIAVISLAVSSAKDWSKNLESQFRKKIETLSKVHHKNFINLIGYCEEEEPFTRMMVFEYAPNGSLFEHLHVREAEHLDWGMRLRVGTGMANCLEHMHQLSPPVTHPNLNSASIHLSEDYAAKISDFCFWNEVAALQVQPIDLANLRTSTTSPQSNVYSYGLVMLEMITGRIPHTVVSNEAVDDWVSEYLSGEKPVQELVDPMLRRFKQDQLEKVSEVIKNCLHSEPQLRPTMKDVCTAIKEITGIDREKAGPRLSPLWWSELESRGSVNGEQPA
- the LOC141646950 gene encoding protein ANTAGONIST OF LIKE HETEROCHROMATIN PROTEIN 1-like, whose protein sequence is MDNVRRASIIIALEELRRSLVPSDASIQRASSSRRPRRERGESGAEYIHRLLNENATSCFEQLRLDRVMFLQLVDLMIERNLLVDGKYIKVDEQIGICLYILAKGSSYRDVADRFKHSISTICVYFKKVLDALVILSHDIIRPHRDLLEVPPEVENNSLYWPYFKDAIGAIDGTHIEAVISDRTSTPFRNRNGRKTWNVLGCCSFDRIFTFINVGWEGSAHDLTVWRDSLTASKYVFPHPPEGKYYLVDSGYLNTIGYLSPICDPNVRSHLPEFKHGPPIGMLEHFNYRHSSLRMKVECAFGQLKKRWKVLKTMPQMLPKYQMSIIVSCFTLHNFIRMHKLGIPIVQHDAVIGRTDTNLDDKDRMSLMSKVRMDIAKAIWKDNNPEEHEDGVSQNDNEEEHMEVDDPNN